From the genome of Kryptolebias marmoratus isolate JLee-2015 linkage group LG19, ASM164957v2, whole genome shotgun sequence, one region includes:
- the LOC108240118 gene encoding DBH-like monooxygenase protein 2 homolog, protein MSALLSFLFISLAWTKATWASDYNLTHTVSLDAKVSLKWGFNDPKGNITFQLKISTTGWVGFGLGLHDNMVNADIVVGGLGSNGSYFADFYSTANGWPSEDKMQNYDLLSVTEENGETTMTFQRLMDTGDDKDFPITDKTIYLIYAYGTTDVKEYHGTNRRGHKQVNLLKSAASRLCTSWTVNTGGIMLLFWIAII, encoded by the exons ATGTCGGCTCTGCTCTCTTTCCTCTTCATCTCGCTGGCCTGGACTAAAGCAACATGGGCCTCAGACTACAACTTGACTCACACGGTCTCCCTGGACGCGAAGGTCAGCCTGAAGTGGGGTTTTAATGATCCTAAAGGAAACATTACATTCCAGCTGAAAATCAGCACAACAGGCTGGGTGGGCTTTGGACTTGGTCTACATGACAACATGGTTAATGCAGACATCGTTGTAGGGGGACTTGGATCCAATGGGAGCTATTTCGCA GATTTTTATTCCACAGCGAATGGCTGGCCTTCAGAAGATAAGATGCAGAACTATGATCTCCTCTCGGTGACTGAAGAAAATGGGGAAACCACAATGACATTTCAGAGGCTCATGGATACGGGGGATGACAAAGACTTTCCTATTACT GACAAAACTATTTATCTAATCTACGCCTATGGAACTACAGATGTGAAAGAATACCACGGCACCAACCGCCGAGGCCACAAGCAAGTGAATCTGCTCAAGTCTGCTGCAAGCCGACTCTGCACTTCCTGGACTGTAAACACAGGAGGAATCATGCTTTTGTTCTGGATTGCCATAATATAA
- the rps6kc1 gene encoding ribosomal protein S6 kinase delta-1: MISQRDRGELARFYTVTDPTKHQKGYTVYKVTATIISRKNPEDVQEITVWKRYSDFRKLHQHLWQLHNNVSSQSELFPPFPKAKVFGRFDESVIEERRQCSEDLLQFSANIPALYSSQHIQDFFKGGEVHDGSELIGPAEPFSDFLADSFSDCSSDVQRDLSGAEDLTVTSEYGGPSSDSDLTSLAVDTDSLAELDDGMASGRTSPNQPQGGATNISSSCSPRLSSLRERRTPSPAPAPVPVPASSAPNPEVSWPGRTSLLPSGLRRASGGSSKDAKSDYLDKASELIGFAVQKENEQDFQAAFSYYRSGVDLLLQGVQGEPSAARREAVKKKTAEYLMRAEQISSQYLRSNMGQGSTQTVALGAQCCSSMSRGGQQSSFDELMAYRVIGVIDKVLLVMDKRTQETFILKGLRKSSDCGQAKKNIMPHSVPHMVQLRKFIISEDTVFLLLQYAEGGKLWSHIGKYLHNSSPEESFDIPFIQKSHTTAVHSPQHTIPQLDVGSTSCDSDPNAGSDSVLDLQKEEEENPFVSSFKSALPPGLIKQTGAQSDSGATSEEECTNSYLTLCNEYEQEKVEPDALEEEDEKSEQKMLSLEVPNTTATMSSQSRSLLSNDSLSSPISSQELGFFSELPDKNGHTHDNDHYSGKEEHSEDFSPSQSPVGPLSLDQSKHTPMEFFRIDSKDSASEVTCFDAGEHRPSHKQALQFSVSNLGSDVTEDLPELAQEVKGPGLEFWGLDCSDKGSNESVPVISFKEAAAEDEGHPPDLLVNLPVVSGTVDPSQEEIKPSGACLALEVTDASQKCIQPDVLQLPNQPEELDEQPLEQELLSFCTASATCDTSAATTSPFNSLWDDSLATGQEASSKVFDQLEDQNSDLPLDTDTLNTDSDSEKLKPCTGINTDLVPNLSDNDTPSVNGAQTSAIVKSLLGFNGESTGDISNIGGSEFDKKVSRLFADLDELSLAASQARIPEEFIRCWAVEMVTALDRLHQEGIICRDLNPNNILLDHQGHVQLTYFCSWYEVEESCNKDAVANMYCAPEVGGISEETTSCDWWSLGAILFELLTGTSLARCHPAGIGRHTALNIPESVSEEARSLLEQLLQYNPTERLGAGAGGVDDIKSHPFFTKVEWPQ, translated from the exons ATGATATCACAGCGGGACAGAGGAGAACTTGCTCGGTTTTATACTGTCACGGATCCCACAAAGCACCAGAAAGGCTACACGGTGTACAAAGTCACCGCGACG ATAATCTCCAGGAAGAATCCAGAAGATGTCCAAGAG ATAACAGTATGGAAGAGATACAGTGATTTCCGGAAGCTACATCAGCATCTCTGGCAGCTGCACAACAATGTAAGCAGCCAGTCTGAGCTGTTTCCTCCCTTCCCTAAGGCCAAAGTTTTTG GCCGATTTGACGAGTCAGTGATTGAAGAAAGAAGACAGTGCTCCGAGGATCTCCTTCAGTTCTCTGCAAATATTCCTGCCCTGTACAGTAGTCAACACATACAAGATTTCTTCAAG ggTGGTGAGGTACACGACGGCTCGGAGCTCATTGGACCTGCTGAGCCCTTTTCTGACTTCCTGGCTGATAGCTTTTCAGATTGTAGTTCTGATG TGCAAAGAGACCTCAGTGGTGCAGAGGATTTGACTGTAACATCTGAATATGGAG gtccGTCTAGTGACAGCGACCTGACCTCCCTGGCAGTGGACACAGACTCTTTGGCTGAGTTGGACGATGGCATGGCCTCAGGTCGCACCTCCCCAAACCAGCCACAGGGGGGAGCCACCAACattagcagcagctgcagccctcGCTTGTCGTCCCTGCGCGAACGCCGCACCCCATCACCTGCCCCTGCCCCCGTCCCCGTTCCTGCCTCCTCTGCCCCTAACCCGGAGGTCAGCTGGCCGGGGCGAACATCGCTGCTCCCCAGCGGTCTGAGGAGAGCCAGCGGTGGCAGCTCTAAGGACGCCAAGTCCGACTACCTGGACAAAGCCAGCGAGCTCATCGGTTTTGCggtacaaaaagaaaacgagcAGGACTTCCAGGCAGCTTTTTCATACTATCGCAGTGGGGTCGACCTGCTGCTGCAAGGAGTACAAG GCGAACCGAGTGCAGCTCGGCGCGAGGCAGTGAAGAAAAAGACGGCCGAATATCTGATGCGAGCCGAACAAATATCCAGTCAGTATCTGAGAAGCAACATGGGTCAAGGATCAACACAAACCGTG gCCTTGGGGGCTCAGTGCTGCTCATCTATGAGCAGAGGAGGGCAGCAGAGTTCATTTGATGAGCTGATGGCTTACAGAGTGATAGGGGTCATAGATAAG GTTCTTCTGGTCATGGACAAGAGAACACAAGAGACGTTCATCCTCAAA GGTCTAAGGAAAAGCAGCGACTGTGGGCAGGCAAAGAAGAACATCATGCCTCACTCTGTGCCCCACATGGTGCAGCTGAGAAAGTTCATCATCTCCGAGGacactgtttttcttctgctgcagtATGCTGAAG GTGGGAAGCTGTGGTCTCACATTGGAAAGTACCTTCATAATTCCAGCCCAGAGGAGAGCTTTGACATTCCTTTCATTCAGAAGAGCCACACAACAGCTGTACATTCTCCACAACATACAATTCCACAGTTAGATGTAGGTTCTACCAGTTGTGATTCAGATCCTAATGCTGGTTCAGATTCTGTGTTAGAtctacaaaaagaagaagaagaaaaccccTTTGTGTCTTCTTTTAAAAGTGCCCTCCCCCCAGGGCTCATTAAACAAACTGGGGCTCAATCAGACTCTGGAGCTACCTCTGAAGAGGAGTGCACCAACAGCTATTTGACTCTTTGCAATGAGTATGAACAAGAAAAAGTAGAACCAGATGCActagaggaggaagatgagaagAGTGAACAGAAAATGCTCTCATTGGAAGTACCTAACACAACGGCAACCATGTCCTCACAGAGCCGCTCACTTCTTAGCAACGACAGCCTTTCTTCGCCAATAAGTTCTCAGGAGCTTGGATTCTTTTCAGAGTTGCCTGACAAAAATGGGCACACTCATGACAATGACCATTATAGTGGTAAAGAAGAGCACAGTGAAGACTTCAGTCCTTCACAGTCCCCTGTAGGTCCTCTCTCCTTAGATCAGTCCAAACACACGCCCATGGAGTTTTTTCGTATTGACAGTAAAGACAGTGCAAGTGAGGTGACCTGCTTTGACGCAGGGGAACACCGACCCTCTCATAAGCAAGCGCTCCAATTTTCTGTATCCAATTTAGGCTCTGATGTCACAGAGGACCTTCCTGAGCTGGCTCAGGAGGTTAAGGGTCCAGGCTTGGAGTTTTGGGGATTGGACTGTAGTGACAAAGGCTCCAATGAGTCGGTGCCAGTGATCTCATTTaaagaggcagcagctgaggatGAGGGTCATCCACCGGACTTGTTGGTCAATCTTCCTGTAGTGAGCGGGACTGTAGACCCTTCacaggaggaaataaaaccttCGGGAGCATGTCTGGCCCTTGAGGTTACAGATGCTTCTCAAAAGTGTATCCAGCCAGATGTTTTACAGCTTCCTAATCAGCCTGAGGAACTGGATGAGCAGCCACTGGAACAAGAGCTGCTGTCTTTCTGTACAGCCTCTGCAACTTGTGACACTAGTGCCGCGACCACTTCTCCTTTCAACTCGCTGTGGGACGACAGCTTAGCGACTGGACAGGAGGCCTCTTCCAAAGTCTTTGATCAGCTAGAAGACCAAAACAGTGATCTTCCCCTTGACACGGACACTTTGAACACTGATTCTGACAGTGAGAAACTGAAGCCTTGTACAGGAATAAACACAGACCTGGTTCCAAACCTCAGTGACAACGACACACCCTCTGTTAACGGGGCTCAGACAAGTGCAATTGTTAAGAGTTTATTAGGTTTCAATGGTGAATCAACAGGAGATATTAGTAACATAGGTGGCAGCGAATTTGATAAAAAAGTGTCGCGGCTGTTTGCGGACCTGGATGAGCTGTCGCTGGCTGCCTCCCAAGCTCGTATCCCAGAGGAGTTCATACGATGCTGGGCAGTAGAGATGGTGACAGCCTTGGATCGTCTCCACCAAGAGGGCATCATCTGCCGGGACCTGAATCCTAACAACATCCTGCTTGACCACCAAG GTCACGTTCAGCTCACGTACTTCTGCAGCTGGTATGAAGTGGAGGAGTCGTGCAACAAAGATGCAGTTGCCAATATGTACTGTGCCCCAG AGGTGGGAGGTATCAGCGAGGAGACGACGTCGTGCGATTGGTGGAGTTTGGGCGCCATCCTGTTTGAACTCCTGACCGGCACG TCCCTAGCTCGCTGCCATCCAGCAGGAATTGGCCGGCACACGGCTCTCAACATCCCGGAGTCGGTTTCAGAGGAGGCCAGATCTCTGCTGGAGCAG CTACTCCAGTACAACCCAACAGAGAGACTGGGGGCGGGCGCCGGAGGGGTCGACGATATTAAATCCCACCCCTTCTTTACAAAAGTGGAATGGCCCCAGTAG